The Subtercola sp. PAMC28395 genome segment GTCGGTTCGACGGAGCCGGTGCAACTGCGGTCGAGCATCCTGAAGATAGGAACAGGTTCGATCGCCAGCCAGTCGACGCGTGTGTTCACGGGTGGAGCCGAAGCCGATGCCTATATCGAGAGTGTTCGGAGCGCGGTTCACTTCTGCCCGACGGTCTCGACGAAGGCGTGGTCGGCCGACGTCACCTCGTACTCCGCTGTTCCTGGTCTTGCTTCGGCGGGCTGGAAGGAAACGGGTCAGGGCGCTTCGGCCGGTGACATCATCTACTCCGTCGACATTCGCCACGACAACCTGGTGACCCGGCTCTCGGTCTACGTGGCTGCCGCCGACGCCGCCTCGTTCACCAGCTTCCAATTCGACAAGCTGCTCGACGTCGTCGACGACAACATGGTGCACGCGACCTTCGGGTGAGGGTGGGGTGTGCGGTCTGCCCTCACTGTCGAGTCAAAAAAAGGGCCCGCTCAGCGAGCGGACCCTCGAGTCAAAAAAAGGGCCCGCTCAGCGAGCGGACCCTTTGTGTCGTTGTGGAGCTAAGGAGATTCGAACTCCTGACCTCCTCGATGCGAACGAGGCGCGCTACCAGCTGCGCCATAGCCCCTCAAAACAACTCGCTCAGACTACCACGGGAGCAAGGCCACCCCAAACGGCCACAGGCCCACATGATCGACCCAGACGACCGACGGAATTGCAGGAACCACCGTGCCTCTGGTGACGCTAGCCGGCCCGTCGGCGCGCAAGCACCTGGTCGACGTCGAGTGCGCCGGTTTCGGCGTCATCGATGATGCCCATGCGGCTGAATCTGCTCGAAGGGGCCTTCGGAGCAGGCGGTGGCGACGGAACCCATGCGGACTCGCCAGATCCGCTCGGTTCGTCAGCGTCTCCGGTTCGACCAGCCGCGCCGACGGAATCGAAATCGATGGCACCTGCCTGTGCGGCGCGAAGCGCCTGCTCGGACTGGGCTGCAGCGGCTCGAAGCACATCTTCGGCCTGGAGGGCAGCCCGCTCGGCATCGCTGAGGCTCGGCGCACTGCTCACGAAATGGCGCTGGCCGGCACGACCGGCATACAGCGGCTTGGGTAGTGGCACGGGGGTCCAGGAGCTGCCGTCGTTGTCTGATGCCGACCCGGAACCCGGTGCATCGGTCGAGAGAGCGTCGTGGTTCGATTCCGCAGAATCGGCGTACTCGTCGAACCCAGCACTGTCGAGGTCGTCGACGTCATGGTCGAACGACGACGAATCGGCACCAGAAGTCCCTCGCCCAGCTTGTGAAAGACGGCGACGCCCGGCCGACGAACCTGCACGGCGCGACGCGGTCGTTGCGGCATCCATGGCAGAACCGGGAAGCCGAAGCGCTCGGCCGTCTTTCGCCAGCCTTCCGAGCCGCGTGAGGCAGAGAAATGCCGAGAGGAGGCCGACGACCAGGATGATCCAGGTGCCATTGACAGCGATCTGAATGGCACCGAGCACGGAGACCACGAGCGCCAGCATGAGAATGCCCGTCGTGACGGCACGAGACTTTCGGATGTGCGCCGCAGCGCGCACAGCGGGAGGAGTATTTTGCACGGTGACCTTCTTGAGCAGGCGCTGCTGCTCGACGACGCTCCGGGCGCTCGCCTCGACTCGAACCTCGTCGGGCACTTCGCTCGTCTCGGCGAGAATGCGCAGTGTCTGCTGCAGCCGGACGACGTTGCGCTCGGTGGCGAGGTATTCGTTCCGGCGAAACCAGGTGGGCAGCAGATAGATCAGCCAGAGCACGGCGGCGAGGCCGATGATGAGGCCCCCGCCCAGCCAGTCTGATGTCATGGGTCTACGGTATGAGCCGAAATGCCGTATCTGCCTGAGGCTGGAGCGCGTGTCGCTCACGCACGGTGCTCATCGCTCACCCACAGACCCAGTGGCGGGTGTGCGCAGAGCTCAGTGACACGTTGTGCCAAACGCGAACCCTGGCCTTCAGCGCGGCCGAGTGGCGATCGGCGTCTGCGCCTCACGACGGTCTGACTCAGGCACACTCCCCTGACCGGCGGGCACCGAACCTTCCTTCCACCGGCGCAGCACACCGACGGGCAGTTCTTCGCCGACCAACGCGAAGCAGAAGTGGTCGCGCCAATCGCCGTTGATGTGGATGTAGCGACGCCGCAGACCCTCGTAGCGAAAGCCCAGTTTCTCGACCACACGCAGGCTCGGGCCGTTCTCCGGCCTGATGCAGATCTCCATGCGATGAAGGCCCACCGAGAAGAAGCAGTGGTCGGTTGCGAGCGCGACGACCGTGGGCGTGATGTTGAGCCCGGCAAACCTCTCTGCCACCCAGTACCCGATGCTGGCCGACGATACCGACCCGTAGCTGATCGACGACACGTTCAGCTGGCCGGCGAGTTCACCCTTGTATTCGATGACGAACGGCAGGCCGTAGCCCGCGCGGGCATTCTGTTGCAGTGACCGGATGCTCGCCCGAGTGTCGAACGCCATCGGAGCGTTCGGGCTGGTCGCCTCCCACTTTCGCAGCCAGGTGCGATTGGCGATGAGCTCGTTCTCGAGTGCCTTGGAATCACGGATGCGGATGGGACGAATGCCAATGGCACCCTCGGCGAGGCTGGGAACGAACATAGGCAATGATAATCAGCTACGCGGCCCGGCCGGGCGCAATTCGCCCGGCCGAAGCCACACAGTCAGAGCCGAACGGCCAGCCGATCCTGCGCGGGTCACAGCTCTTCGGCGAATTCCTTGATCCACGGTCGCAGGTCTTTGCCGAGATCGTCTCGTTCGCTCGCAAGCCGGATGATCGCCTTG includes the following:
- a CDS encoding GNAT family N-acetyltransferase codes for the protein MFVPSLAEGAIGIRPIRIRDSKALENELIANRTWLRKWEATSPNAPMAFDTRASIRSLQQNARAGYGLPFVIEYKGELAGQLNVSSISYGSVSSASIGYWVAERFAGLNITPTVVALATDHCFFSVGLHRMEICIRPENGPSLRVVEKLGFRYEGLRRRYIHINGDWRDHFCFALVGEELPVGVLRRWKEGSVPAGQGSVPESDRREAQTPIATRPR